The sequence below is a genomic window from Lycium ferocissimum isolate CSIRO_LF1 chromosome 9, AGI_CSIRO_Lferr_CH_V1, whole genome shotgun sequence.
tgagaaaattagaaaagagatagaaattcaaattgtattaatctattttggaaaagtGTGGAAGGATAAGTAATAAGTaatctcattttattttcattaaataaaaatagagagGAAAACTGCACTTGTtagaataaatcatcaattagAAAATGAAGATGTTAAGATTACACAtgataaaggaaagaagaagataaatggCGGAGAAgacaaagatgaaaataatactaaaatttacttggcatagcttacattattacctatttatggaacataactaaactttacaataattatatttagtagctaaaatataacatatttacttccTATACCTATCACTTTTTACCACTCATCTGATAACTTCCCacacccctaaatttaagccaaaaaaaaggTCCCTCTCTCCTATCCCCCTAAATACACGCCATTATGCCCAATATCccttaatttcctccaatttcaaatcagttttacaatagttcaacttccttgtttatctctaattaactactcattaatttcactcataattcaaatctaattcccaaaaaaggtaagattctatactGATTTTTACGTTTCACCGTGTATTTAACctatattttcgattttttttttccatttgaaTCAGCAATGCAactctaaataattaattatcactGTTTGTTCTTGGTTGTTTTTTGTTAGATTCAAGTGAAATGGCTAAGAAAGCTTCTACTCCGATGAGAACTAGAGGTATAGAACCTGAATTTTCaattcctaatttttctttGGGAATTTCTCAACATGAAACTGCCATTGCAGGCTCTTATGCTGAGAAtcgttcaaaaaaaattaacgaTCCTAGGCGTTCTGCTGATTATGTTGATTCGAAGAgtaaacaacaagaaaaagtgaaaaaggttTCTCAAATGGGGAAACAAAATAAGAGAAAGGCTGgtaataatgttgctaatgttaagggcaaaaaaattgctaaaaccaaacataatgtcgatgaggatgatgatggagAGGtatatttatgttgtattttcaatatatttagTTCGTTTGTATTTTTTAGTTCAGTTATTACAGATCTGTGACTTAACCAGAGCTCTATTTTAtgtgcattttaagtatattttgtatTGTTATTTTTTCACATGTTTCTTCAGTTAATTCGTGTTTATTGTTCTTCACCATAACTgtaaattttaagatttttaagtatattttgttgACAGTTATTACAGATCtgtaatttacatatttagtcAATATATGTcattatatttttagtatattcatatataaatattgttgaattacattatattttttcattGTCAATCACTGTTttgttgtatatttgtatatatttttggttGATCCCTTTTTTTACCTGATTGTGTTCACTGTTTTTTGTCAATCATATGTGTTTTTTGGCATGTTGTTTCaggtaggggtgttcatggttcggtttgggtcggttattgattaaaaccataaccaaaccaatttagtcggtttttaaatgtttaaaaccataaccaaaccaaacaaaataataaccaccggtttggttattgtcggtttggttggatttttcggtttatgactagcagccatgagacttatcagtaaaatattaaaaaattgaaaaagacatgtctttttttttgttcaaacgataactttt
It includes:
- the LOC132069267 gene encoding uncharacterized protein LOC132069267, with product MAKKASTPMRTRGSYAENRSKKINDPRRSADYVDSKSKQQEKVKKVSQMGKQNKRKAGNNVANVKGKKIAKTKHNVDEDDDGEVYLCCIFNIFSSFVFFSSVITDL